One stretch of Schlesneria sp. DSM 10557 DNA includes these proteins:
- a CDS encoding CinA family nicotinamide mononucleotide deamidase-related protein, with translation MHAEIISVGTELTAGTKLDTNSQWLSLELAEIGIPVLAHMTIADELDEMVGALRTAAERSEIVLMTGGLGPTLDDLTRDALAKFAGVELILHEQSLEYIKSMFAKRNRPMPERNVMQAMFPLGSDPLPNPRGTAPGIWMTYRRADGTLSNIAAMPGVPSEMKQMFRQQVLPRLDGSGQVIRRARINLFGVGESQAEEALGDLTARGRDPDVGITVHEATITLRITAAASSIDECHQKIEKTREIVLNRMGTLVFGVEDEELEHALVRLLKLRRASLSTAESGTGGLLAHRLTGVPGFESCYMGGVVVPTNLAKRELVSVDPMLIRQYGPISQEVALACAKGCRQRFGTHFALAVTEWPNFDPDDPLAPFPASFVALAGPNHSKVEKVQHFGDPAIAKSRTAKVAMNMLRLYLIEG, from the coding sequence ATGCACGCCGAAATTATCTCCGTTGGAACCGAACTCACAGCGGGGACTAAACTCGATACAAACAGTCAATGGCTGAGCCTTGAACTGGCAGAAATCGGTATTCCGGTTCTCGCACATATGACGATCGCCGACGAACTGGACGAGATGGTCGGCGCGCTGCGGACGGCGGCCGAGAGATCCGAAATTGTGCTGATGACCGGAGGGCTGGGTCCCACTCTGGACGATCTGACGCGCGATGCCCTGGCCAAATTCGCCGGCGTCGAACTGATTTTGCACGAACAGTCCCTCGAATACATCAAATCCATGTTCGCCAAGCGAAATCGGCCGATGCCCGAGCGAAATGTGATGCAGGCGATGTTTCCTCTCGGCAGCGACCCCCTTCCCAATCCCCGCGGGACCGCTCCCGGGATCTGGATGACATATCGACGTGCAGATGGAACCCTCTCAAACATTGCGGCGATGCCAGGCGTCCCCAGTGAGATGAAGCAGATGTTCCGGCAGCAGGTTCTTCCCCGACTGGACGGAAGTGGACAAGTCATCCGGCGGGCCCGAATCAATCTTTTCGGAGTGGGGGAATCACAGGCAGAAGAAGCACTGGGCGACCTGACCGCCCGGGGACGTGACCCCGACGTCGGCATTACCGTTCACGAAGCGACGATCACACTGCGCATCACCGCCGCCGCCAGTTCGATCGATGAGTGTCATCAGAAAATCGAGAAAACTCGCGAAATCGTGCTGAACCGTATGGGAACATTGGTCTTCGGGGTGGAAGACGAAGAACTGGAACATGCTCTTGTCCGGTTATTGAAGCTGCGCCGCGCATCGCTCTCAACGGCCGAATCGGGTACGGGAGGACTGCTGGCTCACCGACTGACCGGGGTTCCCGGGTTCGAATCATGTTATATGGGCGGGGTCGTCGTCCCCACAAATCTCGCCAAACGAGAACTCGTTTCGGTCGACCCGATGTTGATCCGTCAGTACGGACCGATCAGTCAGGAAGTCGCGCTGGCCTGTGCCAAAGGATGTCGCCAGCGATTTGGGACACATTTCGCCCTTGCGGTGACGGAATGGCCCAACTTTGATCCGGACGATCCCCTGGCACCCTTCCCCGCATCGTTTGTCGCCCTGGCCGGTCCGAATCATTCCAAGGTCGAGAAAGTCCAGCATTTCGGCGACCCTGCGATCGCGAAAAGCAGAACAGCAAAAGTCGCGATGAATATGCTGCGCCTGTATCTGATCGAAGGCTGA